The genomic interval CAAAGATTTGCAACTCGAAAAGGCAATAGAGGTAATAAAAGGCATGGAAACTGACGGGAAATAAAATAACTAATAAGAGAATGGGCATTAATTCATGGATTTTTACTACAGGCAAGAGGGAATACCTGCTTTTTTCTCCAATTTAGGGAGAATACGTTTCTCAAAAGACTAAAGTGTTACCATTGTTTCTATTGCCAATCCCATCCCTCAATTATTTTATGGTGTTGATAATCTGTGCGGTCATAACGAAGGGGGGTAATGGAGATATACCCGTCACGAAGCGCACTCAGGTCGGTTCCTTCTTCATGGTATTTGGATTTATCTGCTCCTGTCAACCAGTAATAAGCCCTGCCGCTTGGGTCAATACGTTTTTGAAAAACTTCTTTAAAATCCTGCGTGAATTGGTGTGTTATCTTAATCCCTTTTATCTGATCAGGCGGAATTGCAGGAATGTTTACGTTTAAGAGCAAATTTTTGGGTAGATTATGGCTTAAAATACGTTGTATAATGCCTTTTGCTACGTCTGCCGTCCTGTGGATGTCATCAAGTGTTCTGTTATTTCGAAGGAAACCGCGATGGATGAAAATCCCATGACAGTGGCTTCCACCGCTGCCGCTACCGTTCCGGAATAAAGGATGTGGATGCCCACGTTTGCCCCCATATTTAGCCCTGATATGACAATGTCAGGCTTCTCCCGCATAATCTCATTTACGGCAAGTTTTACACAATCTGCCGGCGAACCGTTAACGCCGTACCCGATAAATTCATTGTTCATGTGCACTTTCCTGATACGCAGGGGTTGGTTGAAAGTGATGGAATGCCCACACGCCGCTTTGCTCAATATCCGGCGCAACAACGGTAACGGTTCCTAGATCCTGAATATAGTGTTTTAACGAAGCGATTCCCGGTGCATAAATACCATCTCATTTGTGAGCAAAATCTGCATATGTTTTATCCTTAATAAGGAGTCTGCCGTATATTCGCCGTACACACGTAATAATCATATTTCCAATATGGATTTTTTGCATTGATATCTTTGTACCTAAATCCTGCAAACGATTTTCGCAATGCGAAAATCAGTATTTTCCACTACCAAGATTGGCAAAAAGCGATAACAGATATCCGTTTTTTAGCAATTGTGGTAGCGCTATTGTACTACTTTAAACAAAAAGACATGGGAAATTGTCGGAAACGTGCTCTCTGATGCAATGAAAATCAAGATAGGGATGTACTGTCTCCATCTGCGGTATACTTACCACTCTAAAAGACTAAAAAAACGAAATACAACGTGGTTTTCTACTGAAAAACTACATCCAGTGACATGCGTTCCCACTTTTCCATTCCTCCTGATGGAGAAATTTCTCCGGCAATTTTAATGTCATCTGCCGGCTTCTCTCCACCAGTTTCCCTGCCACACTGATTAACCACAGTCTCATCGTCTTTACTTCCCACTTTTGTATACTCCACCACTGAGCAATCCCATCCACTTCAAAAGATTATACGCTAACACCGCACACTGAAATAGCGCAGCATTGGCCAAAAATTCCACCGTACGTATGTGCCCCGCATTCATCTGTCCTTTACTCTCTTCTATCAAAGTCTCGCAG from Candidatus Kuenenia stuttgartiensis carries:
- the surE gene encoding 5'/3'-nucleotidase SurE codes for the protein MFIHRGFLRNNRTLDDIHRTADVAKGIIQRILSHNLPKNLLLNVNIPAIPPDQIKGIKITHQFTQDFKEVFQKRIDPSGRAYYWLTGADKSKYHEEGTDLSALRDGYISITPLRYDRTDYQHHKIIEGWDWQ
- the surE gene encoding 5'/3'-nucleotidase SurE: MTFNQPLRIRKVHMNNEFIGYGVNGSPADCVKLAVNEIMREKPDIVISGLNMGANVGIHILYSGTVAAAVEATVMGFSSIAVSFEITEHLMTSTGRQT